In a genomic window of Staphylococcus taiwanensis:
- the nfsA gene encoding oxygen-insensitive NADPH nitroreductase, producing MADYVYDLMKRHHSVRKFKDKPLNDETIKKLVEAGQSASTSSYLQTYSIIGVDDPQIKKQLKEVSGQSYVVDNGYLFVFVLDYYRHSLINEVVETNMETSFESAEGLLVGAIDVALVSENVALAAEDMGYGIVYLGSLRNDVGRVREILDLPEYAFPLFGMAVGEPADDENGAPKPRLPFEHVFHKNVYNSNAKDQKDDLEKYDEKISNYYKERTNGERSETWSQQVSTFLSGKTRLDMLEQLNKAGLMKR from the coding sequence ATGGCAGATTATGTTTATGATTTAATGAAAAGACATCATTCAGTAAGAAAGTTTAAAGATAAGCCACTTAATGATGAAACGATTAAGAAATTAGTAGAAGCAGGACAAAGTGCGTCTACTTCAAGTTATTTACAAACCTATTCAATCATTGGTGTTGACGATCCACAAATTAAGAAACAATTAAAAGAAGTATCAGGACAATCCTATGTTGTCGATAATGGTTATTTATTTGTATTTGTTTTAGATTATTATCGTCATAGTCTTATTAATGAAGTTGTGGAAACAAATATGGAAACATCATTTGAATCTGCAGAAGGATTGTTAGTTGGCGCCATTGATGTAGCTTTAGTTTCTGAAAATGTTGCACTAGCAGCCGAAGATATGGGTTATGGCATTGTATATCTAGGGTCATTACGAAATGATGTTGGACGAGTTCGAGAAATTCTAGATTTACCTGAATATGCTTTCCCATTATTTGGTATGGCAGTAGGTGAGCCAGCAGATGATGAAAATGGCGCACCAAAACCGCGTTTGCCTTTTGAACACGTATTCCATAAAAATGTATATAACAGTAATGCAAAAGATCAAAAAGATGATTTAGAAAAATATGATGAAAAAATTAGTAATTATTATAAAGAACGAACTAATGGAGAACGAAGTGAAACATGGTCGCAACAAGTTTCAACGTTTTTAAGTGGTAAAACACGTTTAGACATGCTTGAACAATTAAACAAAGCAGGATTAATGAAGCGATAA
- a CDS encoding 2-keto-4-pentenoate hydratase — protein sequence MTKPNKDVSNALFQAYISKEPIEFVSKTFDISEPEAYQTQDDLILQIQDDKNVPVKGYKVSMTSAATQAIANTDEPAYGTILSHQVIENGHGVSLSTLFAPLLEPEIIFELTADLPEDADTQTILESVKIAPGIEIPDARYKDWFPNFTLGDLISDNTATGLIVVGERVAPLDYEAFADINLKLFKDDKPIETGHSSEVLGNPVEAVKWLNKKLHSHGKSLKKGQFISSGTFISPLNLEQGTYTAEYDKVGSVTVKVID from the coding sequence ATGACTAAGCCAAACAAAGATGTATCTAATGCCCTATTCCAAGCTTATATTTCTAAAGAACCTATTGAATTTGTAAGTAAAACGTTTGATATTAGCGAACCCGAAGCATATCAAACACAAGACGATTTAATTCTACAAATTCAAGATGACAAGAACGTGCCTGTTAAAGGTTATAAAGTCAGTATGACAAGTGCTGCGACACAAGCCATTGCTAATACCGATGAGCCAGCCTATGGGACAATATTATCTCATCAAGTCATTGAGAATGGTCACGGTGTTTCTTTATCAACACTTTTCGCCCCATTATTAGAACCTGAAATTATTTTTGAGTTAACGGCTGACTTACCTGAAGATGCGGATACCCAAACAATATTAGAAAGCGTAAAAATCGCACCTGGTATTGAAATTCCAGATGCACGTTATAAAGACTGGTTCCCTAACTTTACATTAGGAGACTTGATTTCAGATAATACCGCTACAGGTCTAATTGTCGTAGGCGAACGTGTAGCACCATTAGATTATGAAGCTTTTGCGGATATTAATTTAAAATTATTCAAAGATGATAAACCAATCGAGACTGGTCATTCAAGCGAAGTCCTAGGAAACCCAGTTGAGGCAGTCAAATGGCTAAATAAAAAGTTACATTCACACGGCAAATCTTTGAAAAAAGGACAATTTATTTCATCTGGAACATTTATTTCTCCTTTAAATCTAGAACAAGGTACTTATACCGCTGAATATGACAAAGTGGGAAGCGTTACTGTGAAAGTAATTGATTAA
- the ahpC gene encoding peroxiredoxin codes for MSLINKEILPFTAQAYDPKKDEFKEVSQDDLKGSWSVVCFYPADFSFVCPTELEDLQNQYDKLQDLGVNVFSVSTDTHFVHKAWHDHSDAISKIQYNMIGDPSQTITRNFDVLDEEAGLAQRGTFIIDPDGVVQAAEINADGIGRDASTLVNKIKAAQYVRQHPGEVCPAKWEEGSESLQPGLDLVGKI; via the coding sequence ATGTCATTAATCAATAAAGAAATTCTACCATTCACAGCGCAAGCTTATGATCCTAAAAAAGACGAATTCAAAGAAGTAAGCCAAGATGATTTAAAAGGTTCTTGGAGTGTAGTATGTTTCTACCCTGCTGACTTCTCATTCGTATGTCCAACTGAATTAGAAGACTTACAAAACCAATATGATAAATTGCAAGATTTAGGCGTAAATGTATTCTCAGTATCAACTGATACTCATTTCGTACACAAAGCTTGGCACGATCATTCAGATGCAATCAGCAAAATTCAATACAATATGATTGGTGACCCTTCTCAAACAATCACTCGTAATTTCGATGTATTAGATGAAGAAGCTGGTTTAGCTCAACGTGGTACATTCATCATCGACCCAGACGGCGTTGTTCAAGCAGCTGAAATCAATGCTGATGGTATTGGTCGTGACGCTAGCACATTAGTAAACAAAATCAAAGCCGCTCAATATGTACGTCAACATCCAGGTGAAGTATGCCCAGCTAAATGGGAAGAAGGTTCTGAATCATTACAACCAGGATTAGACTTAGTAGGTAAAATTTAA
- the ahpF gene encoding alkyl hydroperoxide reductase subunit F produces the protein MLNADLKQQLQQLLGLMEGDVEFRASIGSDDKSKELKELLDEIAEMSDHITIVEQELKRTPSFSVSKPEEDTGITFAGIPLGHEFNSLVLAILQVSGRAPKEKQSIIDQIKGLEGNYNFETYVSLTCQKCPDVVQALNLMSVINPNITHTMIDGSVFRDESEDIMAVPAVFLDGEEFGNGRMTISDILSQLGSTQDASEYENKEPYDVLIIGGGPASGSAAIYTARKGLRTGIVADRIGGQVNDTAGIENFITVKETTGSQFSANLAAHIDDYDIDTMTGIRATNIEKTDQAIRVTLENNAVLETKTAIISTGASWRKLNIPGEDRLINKGVAFCPHCDGPLFENKNVAVIGGGNSGVEAAIDLAGIVKHVTLFEYSSELKADNVLQDRLRSLSNVDIETNARTAEVLGDDHVTGISYEDLQSGEMKELSLDGIFVQIGLVPNTSWIGDAVELNNRGEIVIDRNNNTNVPGIFAAGDVTDQKNKQIIISMGAGANAGLNAFDYIIRN, from the coding sequence ATGCTTAATGCTGATTTAAAACAACAATTACAACAACTTTTAGGACTTATGGAAGGCGATGTCGAATTCAGAGCTAGTATTGGTTCTGATGACAAATCTAAAGAATTAAAAGAACTTTTAGATGAAATCGCTGAAATGTCTGACCATATTACGATTGTAGAACAAGAATTAAAACGTACGCCAAGCTTCTCAGTAAGTAAACCTGAAGAAGATACAGGCATTACGTTTGCTGGTATTCCATTAGGTCACGAATTCAATTCACTTGTATTAGCAATTTTACAAGTAAGTGGTCGTGCACCTAAAGAAAAACAATCAATCATTGATCAAATTAAAGGTTTAGAAGGTAACTACAACTTCGAAACGTATGTAAGTTTAACTTGTCAAAAATGCCCAGACGTTGTTCAAGCATTAAACTTAATGAGTGTGATTAACCCAAATATCACACATACAATGATTGATGGTTCAGTCTTTCGTGATGAATCAGAAGATATCATGGCTGTGCCGGCAGTATTCCTAGATGGTGAAGAATTCGGTAATGGTCGTATGACTATCTCAGATATTTTAAGTCAATTAGGAAGTACACAGGATGCTTCTGAATATGAAAATAAAGAACCATATGATGTTTTAATCATTGGTGGTGGACCAGCTAGTGGTAGTGCTGCAATTTATACTGCTCGTAAAGGGTTGCGCACAGGTATTGTCGCTGATCGTATCGGTGGTCAAGTTAATGACACAGCTGGTATCGAGAACTTTATTACTGTTAAAGAAACAACTGGTTCTCAATTCTCTGCAAATTTAGCAGCACATATCGATGACTATGACATTGATACAATGACAGGCATCCGTGCTACTAACATTGAGAAAACAGACCAAGCAATTCGTGTAACACTTGAAAATAATGCAGTATTAGAAACGAAAACTGCAATTATTTCAACAGGTGCAAGTTGGCGTAAGCTAAACATTCCTGGCGAAGATCGCTTAATCAACAAAGGTGTAGCCTTCTGTCCTCACTGTGACGGTCCTTTATTTGAAAATAAAAACGTTGCAGTTATTGGTGGCGGTAACTCAGGTGTTGAAGCAGCGATTGATTTAGCAGGTATTGTTAAACACGTTACATTATTCGAATATTCATCTGAACTAAAAGCAGATAATGTATTACAAGATCGTTTACGTTCTCTATCAAACGTAGACATCGAAACAAACGCAAGAACTGCAGAAGTTTTAGGTGATGATCATGTAACAGGTATTAGTTATGAAGATTTACAATCTGGCGAAATGAAAGAATTAAGCTTAGATGGTATCTTTGTACAAATTGGCTTAGTGCCAAATACAAGTTGGATCGGTGACGCAGTAGAATTAAATAACCGTGGCGAAATTGTTATTGATCGCAATAATAATACAAATGTTCCAGGTATTTTTGCTGCTGGCGATGTTACCGACCAAAAAAATAAACAAATTATTATTTCTATGGGTGCCGGTGCTAATGCTGGATTAAACGCCTTTGATTATATCATTAGAAATTAA
- a CDS encoding NDxxF motif lipoprotein, with amino-acid sequence MKKSIILGVLLSLLLTLSACAPQKDDDAEDHHSNGVNAPKSAKDLTNKDIFTSNKKGQKLSEDEMNKAIKKYLDVNSDILDNKYVMQSKIDSQSTGQTRITNKQAKKLSNLSNIAVKNDLHFKKFVENNTLPSGYKDNVDRIINYFHALNSTIADVDKSIEELNYEPQNTINVVDVPTHYAGDVNGKQQKKIQKFLDEKHIKSDVLDK; translated from the coding sequence ATGAAGAAGAGTATAATTCTAGGTGTGTTGTTATCATTATTACTCACTTTAAGTGCATGTGCCCCACAAAAAGATGACGATGCTGAAGATCATCACAGCAACGGCGTCAATGCACCTAAAAGCGCTAAAGATTTAACTAATAAAGATATTTTCACATCTAATAAAAAAGGTCAAAAACTTAGTGAAGATGAGATGAATAAAGCTATTAAGAAATACTTAGATGTTAATAGCGATATCTTAGATAATAAATATGTCATGCAGAGTAAAATTGACAGTCAAAGTACAGGTCAAACACGAATTACTAATAAACAAGCTAAGAAACTTAGTAATTTATCAAATATAGCTGTTAAAAATGATTTGCATTTCAAAAAATTTGTTGAAAATAATACACTTCCTAGTGGTTATAAAGACAATGTTGACCGTATCATCAATTATTTCCACGCATTAAACAGTACGATTGCTGACGTAGATAAAAGTATTGAAGAATTGAATTATGAACCTCAAAATACAATCAACGTCGTAGATGTACCTACGCATTATGCTGGTGATGTTAATGGTAAACAACAAAAGAAAATCCAAAAATTCTTAGATGAAAAACACATTAAATCTGATGTTTTAGATAAATAG
- a CDS encoding histidine phosphatase family protein: protein MKIYLVRHGESQSNYDNKHNRAYFCGQLDVPLTKKGIEGAQALESYFIDKDIDHVYVSDLTRTQETYNNIFPYDIPTTITSILRERSLGVFEGEYKDKLMQDEQYHRYFNHPDYKDFRHSFTQKAPKGESYRDVFNRVKSFFENKIDKKDDVIVVIAHQVVIRCILVYFNIITEDEALEQNIENCKPYPIDI from the coding sequence ATGAAAATTTATTTAGTGAGACATGGTGAATCGCAATCTAACTATGATAATAAACATAATCGTGCGTATTTCTGTGGTCAATTAGATGTACCATTGACCAAGAAAGGTATAGAAGGTGCACAAGCTTTAGAAAGCTACTTTATAGACAAGGATATTGATCATGTTTATGTTTCAGATTTAACACGTACGCAAGAAACATATAATAATATCTTTCCTTATGATATACCAACGACGATAACATCAATATTACGTGAGCGTTCTTTAGGCGTGTTTGAGGGCGAATATAAAGACAAATTAATGCAAGATGAACAATATCATCGCTACTTTAATCATCCTGATTACAAAGATTTTAGACATAGTTTTACGCAGAAAGCCCCTAAAGGTGAAAGTTATAGAGATGTATTTAATAGAGTTAAATCTTTCTTTGAAAATAAAATCGACAAGAAAGATGACGTTATTGTGGTAATCGCGCATCAAGTGGTCATCAGATGTATCCTAGTATACTTTAATATCATTACAGAAGATGAAGCTTTGGAGCAAAATATTGAGAACTGTAAACCATATCCTATCGATATATAG
- a CDS encoding LysE family translocator, producing the protein MEGILTFITITLLIIIVPGPDFLIVMKNTINSGKMNGAMAAFGITSAHIIYSTLAVFGIIYILTSLYFVFLIIKVLGACYLIYLGIQSIRHARQSMNFNTDSMVETSGMKYFTSYRQGFLSTILNPKALLYYVSILPQFLSTGGIAMKSQVAILSLIVIFVILIWFLFCVFVFQYIKLLFSNPKVKSIFDYAVGTILIGLSINLLFSKSS; encoded by the coding sequence ATGGAAGGTATCTTAACGTTTATAACAATCACGCTACTTATCATAATTGTTCCGGGTCCGGACTTTTTGATCGTTATGAAAAATACGATTAACTCTGGAAAAATGAATGGTGCTATGGCAGCATTTGGCATTACTTCTGCACATATTATATATTCAACTTTAGCAGTTTTTGGGATTATATATATTTTAACGAGCTTATACTTCGTCTTTCTAATTATTAAAGTTTTAGGAGCATGTTATTTAATTTATTTAGGCATTCAAAGTATACGTCATGCACGACAATCTATGAACTTTAATACTGATAGTATGGTAGAAACTAGTGGTATGAAGTATTTCACATCTTATAGACAAGGGTTTTTAAGTACGATTTTAAATCCTAAAGCCTTGCTTTATTATGTGAGCATTTTGCCTCAGTTTTTATCAACCGGTGGTATAGCGATGAAATCACAAGTAGCAATTTTATCACTTATCGTGATTTTTGTTATTTTAATTTGGTTTTTGTTTTGTGTCTTTGTATTTCAATATATTAAATTATTATTTAGTAATCCTAAAGTTAAATCGATTTTTGATTATGCGGTAGGTACGATTTTAATTGGACTATCAATTAATCTATTGTTTAGTAAGAGTAGTTAA
- a CDS encoding GlsB/YeaQ/YmgE family stress response membrane protein: MGFIVMLIVGGLIGWVAGMIMGKDIPGGIIGNIIAGLIGSAVGSKLLGTWGPVWGGVPIIPALIGAIIVIFVVSLILKAIKK; encoded by the coding sequence ATGGGCTTTATAGTTATGTTAATTGTCGGCGGATTAATCGGCTGGGTTGCCGGTATGATCATGGGTAAAGATATCCCAGGTGGTATCATCGGTAACATCATTGCAGGTTTAATCGGTTCTGCAGTAGGTAGTAAATTATTAGGTACATGGGGTCCTGTATGGGGCGGCGTACCAATTATCCCAGCATTAATCGGTGCAATTATTGTTATTTTCGTAGTTTCTTTAATTTTAAAAGCTATCAAAAAATAA
- a CDS encoding amidohydrolase family protein yields the protein MKIFDAHFHIIDFDFPIHENNGYMPPSYTVEDYLERTKDLNIIGGTIVSGSFQGFDQDYLTTALNKLQGKFVGTTQLPISTSDEEIYRLNAKGVRGIRFNVKRGGSEDISNIKALAQRVYDLVGWHTEIYIESSKLKEYKTLISELPQVSIDHLGLTKEGFEDLKALVNQGVYVKATGFGRIEVDPVETIKALIEINTDAVMFGTDLPSTRANRPFNEQDIKLIQDNFDNETQEKIFYRNALKFYRLSK from the coding sequence ATGAAAATATTTGATGCACATTTTCATATTATCGATTTTGATTTTCCAATTCATGAAAATAATGGCTATATGCCACCTTCTTATACAGTAGAAGACTATTTAGAGCGTACAAAGGATTTAAATATTATAGGGGGAACGATTGTATCTGGTTCATTTCAAGGGTTTGATCAAGATTATTTAACGACGGCATTAAATAAATTACAGGGTAAATTTGTTGGAACGACACAATTGCCTATATCGACATCAGACGAAGAAATCTATAGATTAAATGCAAAAGGTGTAAGAGGGATTAGATTTAACGTAAAACGCGGTGGTTCAGAAGATATTTCAAATATTAAAGCATTGGCTCAAAGAGTGTATGATTTAGTAGGTTGGCATACTGAAATTTACATCGAATCGAGCAAATTGAAAGAATATAAGACATTAATTAGCGAATTACCTCAAGTATCAATCGATCATCTTGGTTTGACGAAAGAAGGATTTGAAGATTTAAAAGCATTAGTCAATCAAGGTGTTTACGTTAAAGCTACTGGATTTGGACGCATTGAGGTTGACCCAGTAGAAACGATTAAAGCATTGATTGAAATAAACACAGATGCAGTGATGTTTGGTACAGACTTACCTTCTACGCGCGCAAACCGACCATTTAATGAACAAGATATTAAATTGATTCAAGATAATTTTGATAATGAAACTCAAGAAAAGATTTTTTATCGCAATGCATTAAAGTTTTATAGACTTTCAAAGTAA
- a CDS encoding XRE family transcriptional regulator: protein MSSHTLFNLRTKRNLEINELTELLNQKYGTHYEPHQLWEWENHQHEPKFKDAMILADFFNTPYQMLIESKYKEYQQQIDDIDIRL, encoded by the coding sequence ATGAGTTCACATACACTTTTTAATTTAAGAACTAAAAGAAATCTTGAAATTAACGAATTAACTGAATTATTAAATCAAAAATACGGCACACATTATGAACCCCACCAATTATGGGAATGGGAAAATCATCAACATGAGCCTAAATTTAAAGATGCAATGATTCTTGCAGATTTCTTCAATACACCATATCAAATGTTAATTGAAAGTAAATACAAAGAATATCAACAACAAATTGATGACATTGATATTCGCTTATAA
- a CDS encoding Ltp family lipoprotein: MLNGYYDTSKYAVNHLKDIDYNKNALRTAEDTNDNLHFSKSKLYDYLLNDHNSGQFTKSQADYAMKHVKIDYKENALKTAQKTSDRSYPSKSKLKEELTSDEGQQFTKEEGDYALKHLKTDFKKNALKDAERYMEDSNDSKSELYKNLVDYDGFTKDEAQYAVDNIDVNFKENALEKAKDLDKDGDSSKEDIKDMLSSKDGYKFTEEEAQYAVDHLK, encoded by the coding sequence TTGTTAAATGGCTATTATGATACATCAAAATATGCTGTTAATCATCTGAAGGATATTGATTATAATAAAAATGCTTTACGAACTGCTGAAGACACAAATGATAATCTTCATTTTTCTAAATCTAAGTTATACGATTATTTATTAAATGATCATAATAGTGGTCAATTCACTAAAAGCCAAGCTGATTATGCAATGAAACATGTCAAAATCGATTATAAAGAAAATGCTTTAAAAACTGCCCAAAAAACAAGTGATCGTTCTTATCCATCTAAATCAAAACTGAAAGAAGAACTCACTTCAGATGAAGGACAACAATTCACAAAAGAAGAAGGCGACTATGCCCTCAAACACTTAAAAACTGATTTCAAAAAGAACGCTTTAAAAGATGCAGAACGTTATATGGAAGATTCAAATGATTCGAAAAGCGAATTATATAAAAATTTAGTCGATTATGATGGCTTTACTAAAGATGAAGCACAATATGCGGTAGATAACATCGACGTTAACTTTAAAGAGAATGCTTTAGAAAAAGCTAAAGACTTAGATAAAGATGGCGATTCATCTAAAGAAGACATCAAAGACATGCTTTCTTCTAAAGATGGCTATAAATTCACCGAAGAAGAAGCACAATACGCAGTTGATCATTTAAAATAA
- the rpsR gene encoding 30S ribosomal protein S18, with translation MAGGPRRGGRRRKKVCYFTANGITHIDYKDTELLKRFISERGKILPRRVTGTSAKYQRMLTTAIKRSRHMALLPYVKDEN, from the coding sequence ATGGCAGGTGGACCAAGAAGAGGCGGACGTCGTCGTAAAAAAGTATGCTATTTCACAGCAAATGGTATTACACACATTGACTATAAAGACACTGAATTATTAAAACGTTTTATCTCAGAACGCGGTAAAATCTTACCACGTCGTGTAACAGGTACTTCAGCTAAATATCAACGTATGTTGACAACAGCTATTAAACGTTCTCGTCATATGGCATTATTACCATACGTTAAAGACGAAAACTAA
- the ssb gene encoding single-stranded DNA-binding protein, translated as MINRVVLVGRLTKDPEYRTTPSGVSVATFTLAVNRTFTNAQGEREADFINVVVFRRQAENVNNYLFKGSLAGVDGRIQSRSYENQEGRRIFVTEVVADSVQFLEPKNAQGGQRNQGNNNNDFQDYGQGFGGQQSGQNTSYNNNNSSNNKQSDNPFANANGPIDISDDDLPF; from the coding sequence ATGATAAACAGAGTTGTATTAGTAGGTCGTTTAACTAAAGATCCAGAATACAGAACCACTCCCTCAGGCGTAAGTGTAGCGACATTTACTCTAGCAGTTAATCGTACTTTCACGAATGCTCAAGGGGAACGCGAAGCTGACTTTATCAATGTTGTTGTATTTAGAAGACAAGCTGAGAACGTGAATAATTATTTATTCAAAGGTAGTCTAGCTGGCGTTGATGGTCGCATACAATCACGCAGTTATGAAAATCAAGAAGGTCGTCGTATCTTTGTTACTGAAGTTGTAGCTGATAGTGTTCAATTCCTTGAACCTAAAAATGCACAAGGTGGCCAACGTAATCAAGGTAATAATAACAATGATTTCCAAGACTACGGTCAAGGATTTGGTGGCCAACAATCAGGACAAAATACGTCATACAATAATAATAACTCATCAAACAATAAACAATCAGATAACCCATTTGCGAATGCAAACGGACCGATTGATATTAGTGATGATGACTTACCATTCTAA
- a CDS encoding 30S ribosomal protein S6, translating to MRTYEIMYVVRPNIEEDAKKAVVERFNGILASEGSEVLEEKDWGKRRLAYEIEDFKEGYYNIVRIKTDNNRATDEFQRLAKISDDIIRYIVIREDQDK from the coding sequence ATGAGAACATATGAAATTATGTATGTCGTACGACCTAACATTGAAGAGGATGCTAAAAAAGCTGTTGTTGAACGCTTTAACGGTATCTTAGCTTCAGAAGGATCAGAAGTTTTAGAAGAAAAAGACTGGGGTAAACGCCGTCTTGCTTATGAAATTGAAGATTTCAAAGAAGGTTACTATAACATCGTACGCATTAAAACTGATAACAACAGAGCTACAGACGAATTCCAACGTTTAGCTAAAATCAGTGACGATATCATCCGTTATATCGTTATCCGCGAAGACCAAGATAAGTAA
- a CDS encoding lysozyme, protein MIKKATSSIACLTIMATSIGALNANASESSEGSEKGTMGYGYQKYLAKHPNTESNATSNRSTFSAKSKAITTNSGERVLDISEWQGNLTDAQVKQLKKDYDFIIIRGQYGSEYVDQCLENNSALLDKNNMKFGVYSYSMYENADDARYEAKTLYNRAPKASFYVNDFEQNSITSGDADTATKAWVDEMKQLAGNKKVLFYSYENFMINNVPNAVSAYDGYWLASYQAQEPNREKVLWQYTDNYYSPELNQNVDANYIDSNVTSNWFTS, encoded by the coding sequence ATGATTAAAAAAGCAACATCATCAATTGCGTGTTTAACGATTATGGCAACTTCTATTGGAGCATTAAATGCAAATGCTTCTGAATCAAGTGAGGGTAGTGAGAAAGGTACAATGGGGTATGGATATCAGAAGTATCTTGCAAAACATCCAAATACAGAAAGCAATGCAACAAGTAATCGTTCAACCTTTTCAGCAAAATCTAAAGCAATAACAACAAACAGTGGTGAACGTGTGTTAGACATTTCAGAGTGGCAAGGAAATTTAACGGATGCCCAAGTCAAACAATTAAAAAAAGATTATGACTTTATCATCATTAGAGGTCAATATGGCTCTGAATATGTCGACCAATGTTTAGAAAATAATTCAGCGTTACTAGATAAAAATAATATGAAATTCGGGGTATATTCATATAGTATGTATGAAAATGCTGATGACGCACGTTATGAAGCAAAAACATTATATAATCGTGCACCTAAAGCGTCATTTTATGTGAATGATTTTGAACAAAATTCAATCACTTCTGGCGATGCTGATACTGCAACTAAAGCGTGGGTTGATGAAATGAAACAACTCGCTGGAAATAAAAAAGTATTATTCTATTCTTACGAGAACTTTATGATTAATAATGTGCCTAACGCAGTGAGTGCTTATGATGGTTATTGGTTAGCTTCATATCAAGCACAGGAACCTAATAGAGAGAAAGTATTATGGCAATATACAGATAATTACTATTCTCCTGAACTCAACCAAAATGTTGATGCAAACTATATTGATTCAAATGTCACTTCAAACTGGTTTACTTCTTAA
- the ychF gene encoding redox-regulated ATPase YchF: MALTAGIVGLPNVGKSTLFNAITKAGALAANYPFATIDPNVGIVEVPDARLNKLTEMVEPKKTIPTTFEFTDIAGIVKGASKGEGLGNKFLSHIREVDAICQVVRAFDDENVTHVSGRVNPLDDIEVINMELVLADLESVEKRLPRIEKMARQKDKTAEMEMRILSRIKEALENGNPVRSLDFNDEDQKYVNQAQLLTSKKMLYIANVGEDEIGDEDNDKVKAIREYAAKEDSEVIVISAKIEEEIATLDDEDREMFLEDLGIEEPGLDVLIKTTYELLGLSTYFTAGVQEVRAWTFRQGMTAPQCAGIIHTDFERGFIRAEVTSYDDYVANGGEQGAKEAGRQRLEGKEYIMQDGDIVHFRFNV; encoded by the coding sequence ATGGCTTTAACAGCTGGAATTGTAGGATTACCAAACGTAGGTAAGTCTACACTATTTAATGCAATTACAAAAGCGGGTGCTTTAGCGGCAAACTATCCGTTCGCAACGATTGACCCAAACGTAGGTATCGTTGAAGTACCTGATGCACGTTTAAATAAATTAACTGAAATGGTGGAACCTAAAAAAACAATTCCTACGACTTTTGAGTTCACTGATATTGCAGGTATTGTTAAAGGTGCGTCTAAAGGTGAAGGTCTAGGAAATAAATTCTTATCCCATATTCGTGAAGTAGATGCGATTTGCCAAGTTGTGCGCGCATTTGATGATGAAAATGTTACACACGTATCAGGACGAGTAAATCCGTTAGATGATATTGAAGTTATTAATATGGAATTAGTATTAGCTGATTTAGAATCAGTTGAAAAACGTTTGCCAAGAATTGAAAAAATGGCTCGTCAAAAAGATAAAACAGCTGAAATGGAAATGCGTATTTTATCTAGAATTAAAGAAGCACTTGAAAATGGTAACCCAGTACGTAGTTTAGACTTTAACGATGAAGATCAAAAATATGTGAATCAAGCTCAACTATTAACATCTAAAAAAATGTTATACATTGCCAATGTTGGAGAAGATGAAATTGGTGATGAGGATAATGATAAAGTAAAAGCAATTAGAGAATATGCAGCTAAAGAAGATTCAGAAGTTATTGTTATCAGTGCTAAAATCGAAGAAGAAATTGCAACTTTAGACGACGAAGATAGAGAAATGTTCCTTGAAGACTTAGGTATTGAAGAACCTGGTTTAGACGTTCTTATTAAAACAACATATGAGTTACTAGGATTATCAACATACTTTACTGCTGGTGTTCAAGAAGTACGTGCATGGACATTTAGACAAGGTATGACAGCACCACAATGTGCAGGTATTATTCATACTGATTTTGAACGTGGCTTTATTCGTGCAGAAGTAACGAGCTATGATGATTACGTTGCCAATGGTGGCGAACAAGGCGCTAAAGAAGCGGGTAGACAACGTTTAGAAGGTAAAGAGTACATTATGCAAGATGGCGATATTGTACACTTTAGATTTAATGTTTAA